CCGCTGCCCTCCGTCTTGCGGGTCAGCAGGTTGTCCACCCGGTAGAAGCGCTCGAAGATGCGCTGGCGGTCCCTGGGTGCGATTCCCACCCCATTGTCCTCCACGGAGAAGGCCACCCACCGCCGGTACGCGCGGACGGTGAGGGCGATGCGCTTGTCCTGCCCACTGTACTTGTAGGCGTTCTGCAGCAGGTTGAGCAGGGCGCCGGCCATGGCGTGCCGGTCCACGTCCACCGGGGGCAGGCCGCTGGGCACCTCCACCTTCAGGTCCATGCCCCCGTCCAGGCGCTGGGCCCGGAAGGCCGCCACCGCCGTGTCCACCACGTCGGCCACCGCGATGCGCTCGCGCTGGTACTCCTTGCGCCCGCTCTCCAGGCGCGCCCAGTCCAGCACCCGCTCGATGAGGACCGACAGCCGCTCGGTCTCCCGCGTGAGCAGCTGGAGCACCTCCTGTATCTGCGCGGGGTCCTTCAGCCTGCCCAGCGCCAGCGTCTCGATGAACATGCGGATGGAGGTCAGCGGGGTGCGCAGCTCGTGGCTCACCAGCGAGACGAAGTCCGTCTTCAGCCGCGACAGCTTCGCCTCCCGGTAGAGGACCCGGCCGGTGTACACCACCCCGAAGGTGAGCGTCAGGTAGAACAGGCCCAGCAGCACGCCGTACACCACGCGGTTGCGCGTGGAGGCGCGCGCCACCGGGTCCTCGCCCGTGGGGAGCACCACCAGCTGGAAGTCCTGCAGCGGCGCCGCGAGCACCTGGTCCGCCAGCACCTGGGGGCCCAGGGCGCTCGCCCGGGCCTGCACCACCTCGGACATGAGCCGGCCCATGAGCCCCTCGTTGGTCTCCCGGGGGATGGGCCTCAGCGCGAAGAGCACCGGCTCCGGGGAGGCCAGGTAGCGCTCGGCCAGCTCCGTCAGCAGCGCCTCCACGGCGGTGGTGGACAGCTGGGTGCCGCGCACCCCGTTGCCGTGCCGCTCGGCGGCGATGAGCACCGGCAGGCCCCCCACATATAAGGAGAAGACGGTGGGGTCCGGGGGCAGGTGGCTCAGGTCGGTGAGCACCGCGTTGAGCGCGAGCGCCAGGGGGGCATCCGAGCACGTCACCTTGCCCCCTTCGATCCAGAAGGAGGCGTTGGAGAGCACCCGGCCTGGCGTGTTCACCAGGTCCAGCTCCTCGCCGCGCTCCACGAAGCGGGCCTGGCGCAGCTCCTGGGGCAGGTCCTTGACCAGCGCCTTGAGGGTGCCGTGCCAGGCGGCCTCCAGGCGCTTCTCCACCGCGGCGCGCTCGTTGATGATGGCCACCACGCCGAAGCCCGACAGCCCCGCCGAGGGCAGCACCACCAGCACGATGAGCAGCGCGAAGGTGCGCCGGAAGCTCAGGACGATGGGGGGCGAGGCACGGGCCACGGGGTCTCCTTACTCCGCTCCCGGCATGTATGCCCGTGTCGTGGAGGGTTGGCCAGGAGCGAGGCTTCTGTGTCGGGCGAGTCACACCCGGTGTGGGGAAACATTCGACTTCCGGCCGCCGCCGGTGGCACCATGCCGGTCCGAGTGGAAGGGGTAAGCCGGGCCGGAACCCTTCCTGTTGAGGAGCGCCCATGCGCAAGCAGGTTCTGGCCGCGGTGATGGTGTGGGCCCTGGGGTGGACGGGCTGTGAGCAGAAGCCGGTCGCCACCTATTCGTCCTCCGCGGGCTCCGTGGCGCTCAGCCGGGATGACGCGCTGCTCTATGCGGTGGACACCGACAACGGCATCGTCGCGGTGGTGGACACCGGGGCGTTCGAGAAGGTGGCCGAAATCAAGGTCGGCCGCGCCCCCGAGCGCATCACCGTGGGGCCGGATGACACCTTATATGTCTCCAACCG
This window of the Stigmatella erecta genome carries:
- a CDS encoding sensor histidine kinase gives rise to the protein MARASPPIVLSFRRTFALLIVLVVLPSAGLSGFGVVAIINERAAVEKRLEAAWHGTLKALVKDLPQELRQARFVERGEELDLVNTPGRVLSNASFWIEGGKVTCSDAPLALALNAVLTDLSHLPPDPTVFSLYVGGLPVLIAAERHGNGVRGTQLSTTAVEALLTELAERYLASPEPVLFALRPIPRETNEGLMGRLMSEVVQARASALGPQVLADQVLAAPLQDFQLVVLPTGEDPVARASTRNRVVYGVLLGLFYLTLTFGVVYTGRVLYREAKLSRLKTDFVSLVSHELRTPLTSIRMFIETLALGRLKDPAQIQEVLQLLTRETERLSVLIERVLDWARLESGRKEYQRERIAVADVVDTAVAAFRAQRLDGGMDLKVEVPSGLPPVDVDRHAMAGALLNLLQNAYKYSGQDKRIALTVRAYRRWVAFSVEDNGVGIAPRDRQRIFERFYRVDNLLTRKTEGSGLGLAITKRIIEAHGGRISVQSKLGRGSLFTIQLPAGKA